TACCAACTATTTGAAGCGGACACAGGAGTATTTCGACTGGATATTTCTGCAAAATGCCAGTCAAAAAGACATTTCTGGTGAAGCCGTTCTGTGCTGGAGGTGTCACTCTGACATGTGCCTTTCCGTTCTTGGAAACCTCTTCTAGGTCTTACTCATTTTACATTTGGAAAATCATTTCAATAGGACAGGAGAGATAAGAGTTAGTGCTGAGCCTCTTGCATATTGCTTCAGCATAGCCTTAAATGGAGAGCTATTTCAAGTCGACTGCTGGTGTGAATTCAATTCACAAACCGTAATGCAATTTACTGCAAAATCTTTAGTCTGCTGTACCATGTATAGTAAAACAAATGCTGACAATTTGTACAATTTTTCCACTAGTTATATTTGATACAAAAAAGTGGGATTTTGATTGTATTGAATGTTTGCCACTTGAATGGTGAGTGTGTGGAAATAAAGAGGTCAAAGGATTGTTGTCTGATATTTATAGTTGTGAGTAATCAAAACTACCTGGAGCTACGTATTAGGTAGTAGTTGGTTCATTTTAGGATGCTAGCTGCCATATAATCTTTTTAATGTTCGTGTAGAGCTTTCCTCGGACTTAAGAATTGGGCTGTAGTCTATTTTTGCCTGTCCATCCTGCCTGTGGGGTAAAATAAAACTCGCCAGGGATGACATAATGTGACACTTTGCTGAGAGCACAGGGCTGCAGAACAACACTGGAGGCAGGATGAATAAggcagtatatactgtatatgaaaagATATTTTGTTTAGAGGGGGTCTTAAATGAATAACAGCAAGTTGGATCAGTGGTGTTTGTGACTTGCTTGGTTTTGCAGTTCTCTACAAGCTAAAGAAAAGCTGCTTCTTTACAGCCTCAGTCTTTAGGAAAGAATGTGAGATACTGCGATCCTGTCAATCCTCGCTCcagaaaaattaaaatgtagaaATCGGGTGTTTCTGACAAGTGTTGAAAAGTTTATGAAGCATAGTAAAAGTTCCCAACTAACTTATTTTCTTAACATATTTGATCAAAATCAAGGAAAAGTAGtttagagagagaaaaggacatcatttttttgacaatttaGATCCATCCTAGTGTTTGTGCGTTATGACAGAATAATTACTAAGAAAACCCTGCTGCTCCTTGTAAAAAGTATTATCTGGGTATTATATCTGATGTTGtggatcaacagaaaattaatagCCAACTATTTTGGTAATTGATTGATTGTGTATTGAGTCCTTTTACAAGCAAAATAAGAtcccaaactaaaaaaaaaagagatcctaaactgaaaatatatattaattaaaaataaataaataaatatataatttattctaAGAGATTTCAGAAATGatcaaaattacatttgaattgaaaataaaaatcatacCCTTATTAATAGTGTGGTTacattgttgtttgtttcaggaTTCAAGATCAATACTCGAGCCTTCAGTTTCAAATTTTAGCTTTACAATTACAATTTTGTCGTTCAAATTGATTTAAAGTTTGTCTCCATTTGTCTCCATACCCTGGTAGGTATTACTGGTCAAAGCGTGCCAGACTCAGATCAAGGCCATAAGTCAAGTTACCATGAATATTTACTCACCAATGAGGAGCCCAGTCGGCTGGAGAGACCTCAGAGTTGAGCTGCTGCTCCTCAACTGAACTGTCGATGAGAATCTCCAGCTTGTCACAGAGCAGCTGGAGATCCATGAAGGATCCAGAGGAAGATGTTGGGATGCTCCACTGCTGTTGTTGTCCTGTTGCCTGACACTACTAATAAAATTGATAGATGGGCTCATAACTTTGACTTGAGCTGTGTGCAATTCCTCCGTCGAGCCTATCTTCAAACAGAGACGAGATGATCATGAATATGTATCGAGCAGAAGGGAAAAATCATAAATATTCATTGTTGAGTTTACACGTCATGAGTTGTTCACGTCTGCACTGCAAAGTATAAATCCTCTCAACTGCTGTTCTTTACCCTCTCTGGTTGAGGTGGGAAGATTGCGTGTGAACTCTCTCACATGGGAAATGAACCGACAAATCAGGATGAAATGAAAATCAAACGAGAGGGGGTTGACTGAGAGAGGCAATTACCTCTAATGAACAACATTTGTCCCCGGCACACAGTCTCAATCAAATCatccctcctcgtcctcctcctcctcctcctcttctcaggCTCTATTGCTGCTCTGCCTCTCACTTCCTGTCACCATCCCTGTGCTTTCTCTCcatttcctccctctctgcctctcaccgtctcttttctctctcttcccttgCCTCTTTTTCCCTGTCATCATCCCTCTGCTGTTGTGAGATTGTTGATCTCCCCAGAGGGACTGGTGGGATGCTGGAGGAGTTCGAAAGTAACAGGTGTCTCATTACTGTGCTAATAGCAGGCCACCgggagacgcacacacacacacacacacattttacagtGACAAGCAGAGATAACTCCTCCACATTCGTCACATTCTTGCGCTCTCTCTCAGTCATCACTTCATGGGTGAATTACCAGGCAAGAATAATTTTAACGTGTCGATGATGCCAGCCGGAGTCTATCTTGAGACGCGAGCCCACGCGACTGCCACCAATTCTCAAATCGTCTATTTAACACCAGTGCAAGATTTACTTGAAAGCTGAAGCTCCGAGCTAtgaaaagatgtgtttttttccacccaCGATTTTTGGGAAAATCAACTCAAACTCCTCTCCTATTTTACCGCCATGCTGGAAGAGATCATAGCGTAAAAAAACGGACTGCAAAGATAATTGATGACATCTCGAAACCATCAGTTGAACCATCAGCTTCTCCTTTTTGACCTGGATCCTGTGCATAAGGATCCAGTGAGCTCATTatactgtctctctgcagcagtAATGATCTCTCATTCATCAGCTGCAGACTTTCTATCTccatctccacacacacacacacagaacacgCAATTGCACAAACAATCTTCCACACTTAAACGAATCCCAATGAGGCATGTAACTGGCAGTTTGTGCCCGGCTGTATGCTTGTTAGAGAGATATCGGCTGCTTAAATTGTGTTTCTCCGCATTACTGTGAGGGAAGAGAAAGCGAgcgctgcttgtgtgtgttcatactTGAGTCGTGTGTACGTGCGCCGGCGCTCGCTTGAGGGCACGCGTCGAAGTATTCATACTTCTGTGTTCTGCGGCATCAGATAACAAAGTGTgtttatgtttctgaaaatgaaACCGTTATTAAAGAATACACCGCTGCAGTGTATGAATAAATCAACTCCAGCTGACAGGAGGGGGCAATGTGTGTGTAACCCCCACTACATTGCATTATCTATGACAGTATGGAGGCCCTTTTCTTTTATCCAGAGCACTTTACACCATCTACTCACACTTTTAGTGGGAATTAAGTTCTGCCAATGTGAGTGCTTTACAAGCTATGGAGGATTACTCTTTGTGtacatgttttgtgtgtgtgtgagctgctgCATGAGGCTCACGGGTCATTACCCAGTCAGTCAGAGGACACAAGAGGCCATTATTCTGGGGAGTCTGGACACTAAATGTTTGATAAGCCTCGAAAGCGGATGTCCTGTTTCTCTTCTCATATATAACACTAAAGACACAGCTACCGATTAAAAAACTCCATAAAATAATCTACATTGTACTTGTTTCTGCTCAGCTAAAACAATCTAAAATGATTCTCTAACGTATGTTCGGTGCAGTCTGTAGCAGACATAGAGGAGTGTGAATGTGTCGGCTCAGCGGAGTCCTGAGAGATGTCGAGCGGGTGGAGATGAGTCACGTAGCAATCTGATtatcctcctccctctttccctctatCAGAGCCAAAGTTCATCACAACCATTCAATCTCTGTTCTGCACCACGCTCAGTTAAAAAACTCAACACTAATGGATGACAGCTAGAAggcttcattgtgttttctatttattatcaaaatatgtGGAtagaatatatttaaaaaaaatctcacttACAAAGAtatcaataatgataataagaaAAAGCATTTTACATGGCCTTGGAGCACATTACCGTTACATTTCATGTGACGGCATTGTCGGTGTTTTTCGGCAACTGTTGTGACACAATTTGTGTAAATACATTGAACAGTTCTATGACACCTTTAGTGCTGAAGAGTACTTTGTTGAAGCCTTGTAGGACTGGGAAAACTGACCCCAAACACATCCATCAATGGAGAGAGAGTGTCATAGAATGTTGCACATCCTGGTGgtttctgggaaatgtagtctGGTGGGCAGAGAGTCTTCTGGCAGCTTGGGGATTCCATCCAGGATCTCTAGCTTTGGCAAACAGAGGAAAACACTGCACAAAGACaaaagcagaaagagagaagatgACACAAAAAGGACAAGAACCTTTTGCAAACACAATTTTTGCTTTGATGCACTCTCTCCATTAGCCGTCTTTATCTCCTCACCGTGCGCGGTAGTTCTGAGTGAAGGTCACTGGGTTGTGGGTCAGGTTGAGGGAGCGGAGCGAGCCGTTCCCCAGAGCTCCTAGTCCCCCCAGGGAGCCGATGGCGTTCTCAGACAGACAAAGGTGCTCCACTGCTGGGAGCTTTGGCAGCTGACGCAGACACACCATGTGGTTACGGTGCAGGTTCAGCATCCTGCACCTGCCCGGAGGAAGCACATATAGGCCTTCTTTTAGTGGTTATTGATACgaaaaacaacattatattGGATGAAGGAACAGCTCTCACATCCGACTACAGGTGTTTAACAAGATAGTTGTTCAAAAGCTCTAAACTGTAGATTGTTCTACAGGTGAGGGGAGTTGTGGTGCAGTCTGGGTAGTGTGGTTCATACCTTGGCAGACGTACAGAACTCAGGTTGGTGAGGGAATTGTCAACCAGCTGTAGTTTCTCCACACGGATCAACCGACGGAGGATCCGGAGGAAATTTTCTTGCTGGAAGGGGTCACCCAAGTCCTGATAGGACAGGTTTAACTCCTGAGAAGAGACAGGTGGTGAAATCGAGACCgtcttcatctctttgtctctgtcacAACATTCATTCTAATGCTTGCTCTGTTTACTCTGCCATACACTAACTCTCCCTCGTCGTTCCAGATCCAGCCACTCATCCGACTGGAAACTCAGAAATTTTGACTTTCCAGTTCAAATAGAACGCAGCAATATATCGGCCCATTTCCACTCCTTCTCTGTCATATTGTCTAGTTTGCATAAGTCCTAGCTTTACCTGGTTTCGCCTGTTTTTGGACCATCAGTAAACAAGAACTTATTGTCTCTTTCTGACTCTCTTTGTGGCATGCTTTTGGGTTCAAGCTAGTCGTGTTTCTGAGGCATtactctccctctttctcatcATTTTGTTCCTTAGGTCCCTAGTCTACTCttgtactatactgtatatctttaacattatacacaaacacaatgcTTTCTGACTTACCAGACAGTTTTCCCAGTTCTCTTGCAGTCTATCCTCCCATCGTTGtccttcattttctctcctccttctcctgcctCTCTCCAAACAGATGTCATCCCCCTCTCTTTGAAACAGCTCCTCTTCTGATGGCCCTTTCATGACGACATTGTCAAAAAAAGTCTATAACAATGTTCACATCATTATCAACCATTACCTGAAAAAACAATTCCTAATCCTGTTTACAGTTTTAACAGTTATCGGTTTAGATTTTTGTGTGACTTACTTCTTTTTTGAATGCTTAAATcgtttacatttaaatagaagAAATCCCACTTTCCAATGAATGGTTGTAAGATTCCCTGTTTCTTTTTACTCCCAAAAAAACTATGAATTGAATTTTCTAAAGAAATACTCTCAAACCACAACGCAACAGTGCATGAGTTAGAAAACTGTACTCGCTTCTTTTATATCACAGGAAGTTCTTATATGACATTTCCCTTCCTTCTGTTTCGTTTAATCCAAGCAGCAAACGGAGCACAAAGAAGGACTTCTAGACTTCTACTGTGGCTACTGTGTATATTTTTGACTATCAAAGTGCAAAAGGTCACAGTGGTGATTTTCTCAGAGTGATCCTGACCTTCTCTGACCCTGGGACAGGTCAGCTGGTCACCTGTGACATCACACTGCTCCAGGCGATGCCACGACACAAACCGGAATCGACTTGATGGAAgctgagagaaaaaagaagaagagagcaggatgaaaaaacaacacagtgacAACCACTGTTGATCTATAATTGTGGTGCCCTCCTTGAGTAAATGTGACAGGGTGAAATGCATACACAGAGACATTTGGATCATTCAGTATAATGCTGAAGACACACACTAAAGCTTAATCTACTGCAGCTTCCCATTAGTGCGATATAAACTGTATTCCCTCAGTGTGCAGTTAGTATGTAGCCAGAATCAATGGGTCATTTTTAAGACCGTTAACCAATACTGCTGCACGTGTTAACAAGGTGAAAGTTGTTACTCAAACTCCTTTAGATTGGCTGATGCTCGACAAGAACCACTAATGTTTTATCATCTGATGAtggcagcctcctcctcctttcttgcCTCTATTTCATCCCTTATCGCTCTTTCCTTTATAGATCTGTACACACATCCGCCAAATGCAGTATTTCAGGTATCATATCACACAGCCAATTTCACACTACTTTCTAACCTCAAAATGAACGTTTCAGAGACTTAATATCTTATTCATAAAATTGCTAATGTAATGTGCAAGCTCACTGTCTCTGTTACTCCAGTGGGAGGAAGTACTGGACTAAACTCTTCCCCCTGACATGACCTTGTCACCCCCCCTTACACTCATCCTGTTCACCCTCACTTTGTCTGTGTAACCTTACACCTTCCACTGTTACTCTAGACACAGGAATGACCCCGCTCCACTTGACCACCCCTCCTCATTGACTGGACACTCAAAAAAACAGCCCCGGGTCACCTGCTCATTTTTGGAAAGCACAGTGGATACAAATGCtgtaaagaataaaatacaaacttGACAGACTGATGCACCCTCTCCAATCCAAATGTTGGAAAGGTGGTTGGTCAAATCACAGTCAAATATACAGATCAAATCATGATGGGCTGCAAATAATTAGAATAGAAAATGTGTATGATTCAGTCTACTGTATAATTATTTGCATGattggaaatgtattaaaataagatactatgttttacattataaaacaaTGTCTAAATATATTAAAGAAAGTGtataggatctggcggtatctagcggtgaggctgcagattacaacttctcccgtgtgccaagcgtgtaggattgctacggtggctgacgcgaaaacgtgaatggccctctctagagccagttgttgaaagagtagagtgcttagaTTCTGtgcacgtgggaagtgagtagtgaagcaagagagagtggcggcgacggcagcgagtaacgttatcgactctggctcaagttaacagtgtttcgtttgtctgttctgggctactattGAAATATGGCGGTGCAAATATAGCGGACtatgtgaagaggacccactccctataaacggctcattctaagctaacaaaaacacaacacttagtttcagatgatgatacactaaagaaaacatacttactaatattatattccatttctgccaatagatccccctcaatgctacacactggttctttaacaaagctagattttttaaagcctgacaacagagccatgaggaggtgcagaagtctagttttctctcagagcacttgaattacaatatgctgaaaggttattatggaatttttccccaatgatgccaaaaaaccttaatgcctactgaagctttgaaCCACCTTAATCTTTTATCAGTTATTTATCATAACACCTGATGACAAGATGAATAGGTTCAGTTCCAAAACAAAAGCATTGATTACATACACAAGCAATAAAAATAACCCAAAGTTAGTATAAGTTTCATACAATTTCTACTTTGCAATAAAATTCTGTGGAAATGCCATTGTGCTACAggacttttaaaggaacagtgcagtacgctctcattcccagggcgtaaaataccgaggctttgtcacaacCATCTGCGTTCGTTACGGCTGCACACAACACTCTTTAGCGCTGGTATGAAACGCCgttgtaaacccatccgcggcaacagtaaatgctctgaGAAAGTGCGCCAGGTGGGTGGTGaggtagtttaaagagcaaaaagacacacactgggCGGGTGAATGGGTCCAttaaacacaaggctttcatccagtagACCGCCGTTtgtgttacaatcagctgttcgtccTGTGTACACAATATTCACTgtaattttcactgtacaaaccaTGCATGtctttcctaaacataactctagtggttttgttgccaaatcctaaagaggttttgatgccgaaaaataaagtgacgccttGCAGTCAGAAGTACATAGAGTATTTTGTTTACCACAGGTAAGGAACATAGGGAGGATTAGGTAAGAAGCcatttttcatctttctttttcAAATAGTCAGGAGGGTGAAAAATCCCTCTGCTTGGCAATCTAGGCCAGAGGCCAGAGGCCTGAGGGATaaaatagagagacagactgagaaTATTAGGTTCAGTTCAGAGCGG
The Sebastes fasciatus isolate fSebFas1 chromosome 7, fSebFas1.pri, whole genome shotgun sequence genome window above contains:
- the LOC141770744 gene encoding uncharacterized protein LOC141770744, which codes for MSESSSGVNTLSGSFPKSHSSQYSDPGVTGTPLSVDQSPDSGLVSTPLPSSRFRFVSWHRLEQCDVTGDQLTCPRVREGPSEEELFQREGDDICLERGRRRRRENEGQRWEDRLQENWENCLELNLSYQDLGDPFQQENFLRILRRLIRVEKLQLVDNSLTNLSSVRLPRCRMLNLHRNHMVCLRQLPKLPAVEHLCLSENAIGSLGGLGALGNGSLRSLNLTHNPVTFTQNYRARVFLCLPKLEILDGIPKLPEDSLPTRLHFPETTRMCNIL